In Sulfurimonas sp. C5, the genomic window AATAACAAGGGCAAAAGAAGACTTAAAAATATACTGGTCACCTGAGACAGAAAACAAAATTTTAAAAGATTTGAAACGAAGGAATAATCAAAAAGACGTTGGATTACTAAGAGGCATTATGAGTTCATAACAAGCTTTATATTTTTACACTGAAAACTCAATAACCCTGCCATAAGACTCAAACTTCCTCAAATTCTTTTTCTCATTCAAGACAAAAAGGGTTTGACACACTAAAGACTCGTTAATCTCAAACTCCCCGTCACTCAGAACTAAAAGCAGATCGTTTGAGCGAGTATCTGTGGTTTTTAGGTAACGCAACACGGCATCAAAATTTGTCCCGCCGTCACTTTTAGGGATGTACCAGTCAACCTCGTCTATGGCTGTAAAACTGTCAAAACTCACTATCAGTTCCTCTTTTACATCAACATCAAAAGGGAGTACCTCTATTTTGTACTCGTAAAACCCTTCACACACATCTGCGATCACACCCAAGAACTTTTTGTACTCATCCATTGTCACACTCGATGAGCTGTCAAGAGCTACTTTTACCTCAAGAAGTTCTTGCTTTTTTTGCGAGCCCGGCAGATATAACCCTTGAGATATAAAACGTCTGTCGGGTTTTGAAAATGTACTCTCTTTCTCGAACACGGAAGTGATAAGATACTCTTTTAAAAGATCGGAGAAATTCACCTGAGGTTTTATGAGAGAGTCGATCTCAACTAACATGCCGCTGTATTTTGAGCGCTCTTTTTGTGCAATTGAAAGTGCTTGGATGATGATTCCGTCTAACTTTTCCTGATCGCCGCTGGAGGTTTTCTCATCGGCTACTTCTTGGATATCCTGCTTGCTTTCATCGTAGATGTGCGCTTTTAGGTCTCCTTTTTCATCTGGAGTCGTTTTGGCTTCATTATCCTCTTTTTCTTCACCTGAACCGTCATCATCTTTTTCCTGTTCTTTGTAGAGAATCTCATACACTTCTTCAACACATTTGTCTTTGAGCGTTTCATCGAAAAGCTCATCTTGTGGCATCTCGCCAACATCTTTGAAAGTTGCAAGAATGTTGTTTATAACGATGTCACAGCTTTGGTTCCAAAGTGCGGCTTCTCTTGTTTTTTGTCTAAATGGGTGTTTGAGTGCAATGTGCAAAAGTACGTGAGCATACAAATATGTAAGTTGCTCTTCAGAGTACTTGCTCAGCTTTTGTAGATCCACTTCCAAAGATGTGCCGTTTGTTTCAAAGGCACTTTTTTCGTTGGTAGTGAATACTGTTGGAATCGAGAGCGCTAAGACAGATAAGAATGGATGATGAAATAAAAAGTGGATCCGAACTTTTTGAAAAAGTTCCTCAAAGGATAAAGTTTCCATATTTCTCTAGCCACGCTTCAAAACTCTCCAGTTCTGCAATAGATTCATCTTTGACGATAAGGTCTTTCATAAGCATAACGTTAAACTCTACAGGAAGTTTCTCTGCATAAGCAAATACGTTCTCACCATGCTCACTCTTTTTATACTTTTCTACCAAAGCTGCACAGAGTGCATAAAGCGCACTCGGTTCATTTGGAACTTCTTGGCTGTTACCTTCTAAAATTGCTTCGATATTCGGCAGTGTCTTGTACACTTTTACAAATGAAAGAAATTCTATTCCTGCACCGTAACCAACTGTACCGTGAACTATGGCACTAATGCTGTTTACATCTTTTACCGCATGCAAAATATCTGAGAGCATATTCCAAGCACGAGGTGTTGCAAAAGCAGGGTTTGCTTCCGCTGCACTTGGTATCTCGCTACTTAAAAGATCTGGACGGAACCCTAAAAAACCGAGAATGTAAGAGTGGATACTGTTATTGATTCCCCACACTTTAAAGTCATCATAACGAGCTTCTAAAACAATGTGCACCATTCTGTTAATAAGCGGCGAAGGGAGTTTAAAAACGATCCCTTTGTCATCTATTTTATTTCCCGCACAAATGATTCTCCACCCTTTTGGCAGAGTATATTCCCCTATTTTACGATCGAGTACCAGCTGGTAGATCGCAGCCTGGACTGAAAGAGGTGCCGAGTTTAACTCATCTAAAAACAAAATCCCTTTAGAGTCTTTGTCATCGGGTAAAAAGACAGGAGGCATCCATTTTGTTTGCTCATTGTGAATTGAAGGGATTCCTCTTAAATCGACAGCGTCAAGTTGTGAAAGACGTACATCTCTGATCTCTAAATCATTACTAGATGCCAGATCATTAACTATATATGACTTTCCAATTCCCGGACTTCCGTGTATAAATACAGGAGTATCGGTTTTAATAAGCAATTCTAAATGCTTGTAAAGGTCTGAAACCCCGATTGCAGGTGTTGTCATCTAAATCCCTAAGAGAGTTTTACATTTTTTAAGACAAGTACTAAACCGTCATTCATTGCATTGATTCTCTCAATGATTTTTTGACGCTCCTCTTCTCCTAAGGCAAATCTGCTCTCAATAAACTCATAAATCGCTACACTGTCTGCATAAATATTTTGCAGTAAATCTACTTTGATTTGATCTTCTATTTTTCCCATTTTATAATCCTTTTCTGAGTACTATCATCTCTGAATGTTTAAAACCGAATTTTCCATACATTTTCTGTGCAAGTTCATTATCTGCATCTGTGAGTAACGTCAGTCGCTTAAGACCTTTTTTATTTGCATACTCGATCAGATGTTCAAGAAGTGCACTTCCTACACCTATGCCTCTGTAATCAGACTGCACTATCATATCTTCGACTATTCCGACTTTAGCGCTGAGAGCAGTCGAATAGCTGTAAAGCAGACTTACCATCCCTACAATTTTGTCTTCAATCTTGTAAACGAAGATACGCCCGACTTTTTTCTTTTTCAGAATTTTCTCAATAGCTTTCGCGTGCAGTCCTTTTTTGTACTTAAACTCTTTTTCCTGCGCAAAAAGCTCTTTGAGTAATAACTCTAAACTTTTAATATCTTTTTTTTTGGCTTTATAAACCATTTTTTAAAGCCTTGTAGATCGATGGAGTAGCCGCAAGATCTATCGCTTTGAAACCGTCAAGGTTTTCAAGATCCGTTTTTGCTCCAAACTCTAAAAGTAACTTCACCATATCTAGTTTTCCTGCACTTGCACTGTACATCAGCGCAGTAACACCGTTGTCGTTCATACTGTCAAGTACGATACCCGCTTTTACCAAAAGCTCGACACATTTATAGTCTTGCCCGAAACAAGCATTCCAAAGTGCCGTATTGCCGTCAACATTTTTAACTTCTAAATCTGCACCCGCACTAATCAGCTCAGATGCGATTTCGCTTTTTGCTTCACGTACCGCTTTCATAAGTGCTGAGTTGCCGTGCTTGCCTACTTTGTTAACATCGTTACTGTCGTAATCGTTTTCAGACATCCACGTCAGCGTCGCTGCACTTAACATCTTATACACCCATCCAGTTTTCGTGTGTATGACCTTTTTTCTTGAATTTAATAGCGCGATCAAGTTCATTTTCCAAGATCTCTAAATTAAATTCGCTTACAAGATCATCTAACACCTCTTTGTAAACTATCTCACCGTCTTTGTCGATAATGAAAATAGATTTTGCACAAGAACTGTCATCTATATTTACCCCGTATTTCAGAGTAAAATCTTTAAAGTCATACGAAAGCATATCTTCATCGTAACTGTTCTCTAATTCTTTAGAAGCAATTACATAAATGTTTGCTTTGTCTTTATGTTTTGCCAATACCTCTAAAAGAGCCTCGTTAAGATCATACGTGTTTGTCAAAGTGATCATACACTGAACTTTGTCAGCCATCATACCGATCACTTTTGTTTCACCGTTTAGCATCTTTACTCTAGCAGCCGGAGCTTCCCCACCTACTTTACGCTCTTTCTTTTGTAATTCCAATTTTCTACCGTTTACAACAACTTCCAAAATGCCCCCTTTAGATATTGTTTTGAGTTACTATACAAATACTATACCCTTAGAAAAGGAACACTATCTGAATAGAGAAATTCAACTATTATTAAAGGAGCTATTATGGCAGTTATGATTACGGAAGAGTGTATCTCTTGTGATGCGTGTGCACCTGAGTGTCCCGTTGCAGCAATTTTAGATGAAAACAATGAAAAAAATCCTCAAGATTCTTTCTTTTATGTAAAACCTGAGAGTTGTGTAGAGTGTGTAGGTCATGCAGACGCACCTCGTTGTGTTGAAGCTTGTCCAACTGAAGGTGCTATCGTTTGGGATATGCCTTATACTAAAGAGTATAACGATTATTGGCAAGCAGGTCAGGATGCAGGAACATACAACATTCGTGTACATAAGAAAAAAGGTCTTATGCTTCCTGAACAAAAAGAACAACCATTTATTGCTGACGTTTCTATGAGCGACAGAGAGTCTAACGCAAACATCGGACGTTGGTCATAAAAAAATGTCTGTTCGTATAACCGATCTTTGTATTAACTGTGATGCCTGTATAGAGGAATGCCCTGCAACTGCAATTGTAAGTGCGGACGAATCTCCTCTGGCTGACGGTGAATACACTTATGTGAAACCGGAGAAATGTATAGAGTGTGTAGACTCTACAGTTCCAAAATGTGCCGATGTGTGTCCGACAGAAGGTGCAATTGTTTGGGACATGCCTTATTTTGCAGAGTTTGATGAATACTATATCAAAGGGCAAGAAGAAGGTATCTACATGATCCGTACACATAAGAAAAAAGGTTTGCTCTCTCCGGCAAACCAACCAAGACCTTTCCGTGATACGATCTCTATCCAAGACAGAGAAAACGCTATGACGGTAGAGGCATAAACGAGGGCTTTTTCCGCCCTTTTATTTATAAAGAATTTTTAAACAAAATTCCTGCTACAATTTTTGAAAACCATATTACATCAACAAAGGTATATCGATATGAAAATAGCTATTCCCGTTAAAGATGACAACTTGACATTTTTCGGCAATGCAGGACACACTCCTAAGTTTGCCATTTTTTCAATGCAAGGTGGAGGGATGTTTAAATCATTTACATTAGATGAGATTAAAAACAATCCTAGAACAGATATAGATCACGATCATGCAGACGAAGATCATGTGTGCGACCATGAACATGATGATGCAGAGCATATCGCACAACATAACAAAATGGGTACAGTTTTAGAAGGGTGTAACTATATTGTAGTAAATCGTGCTTGTAAAAATACGGCGAATGCAATGGCCGAGCACGGTGTGGACATTGTAAAATACTCTGGAAACTCTCATGATGCAAATGAGATCTTAAAAGAGCTCTCTGGGAAATTTACACTTTAAAAACTTTGTGCTTTTAAAAACTTATAGGGTTTTATAGTATATAAACTCCATAAGTTTTACTAAACTCTAATCTGCTATACTTGAAATAGTAAGGATTATCATGCGTGCTAAAAAGTTGTTTTTCAATCCTAAAATCATCATACCTCTTACTTTTTTAGTACTGGTAAATATCACAGTGGGGATAACCGCTTACATTTACGCAGACAAAAATGAGCAGCTCTCTTACACTCTAGCGTTTAAACACCTCGAAGCCATTAACAACATTAAAGAGCACAAACTCAAACTCTTTTTTAATCATAGACTTAAAGATATCAATACGCTGGCATATGACCAAAGTATTTTAGAGCTATCTCAGGGCATTATAAATAAAAAAAATGATTTTTATATCTCCGTCTTTATAAATCAGTATGACTATAGTGATCTGTTGCTGCTTGATCCCTATAATTCAAAAATAGTTTTTAGTGCTAAGAACAACTCCCTTGTCAATCAATACATAAACTCTGATACATTTAATAACTCAAACATTAATAAACTTTACAAAAATGTTTTAGACACATATAAAACACATATCTCAGATACAGAGTTTTCAGTTTTCGATAAAAAAGACCCATACCTGCTTTTTGCAACCCCGATAAAAAAAGACAACGAACTCTTAAAAATTTTGGTTTTGGTTATGCCTGTCAATGTTATTGATGATATCATTTTCTTTAGAACCGGTATGGAAAATACTGCCGAAAGCTACATGGTGGGTTCTGATCATCTTTTAAGAAGCAATTCCTATCTCAAAAAAACATTTAACTTGAAAAACTCTTTTGCAGAACCGCAAAAATATAAAATAGAAACCAAAGCCGTCAAAGAAGCTTTAGCGGGTAAAAGTTCACATGAGATTATTAAAGATTACAGAAATGTTGATGTACTCTCTGTATACAAACCTTTTATCTTTGACACTATTCATTGGGCACTTATATCTGAAATTGACGAAAGTGAACTCATACAACACTACACAAATATTCGCTACGACATTATGTTTTGGAGTATTCTGATATCTTTATTCATCACTATCGTTGGTTACCTGATAATAATGAAAATATTAAAAGTAAGTGTACTTACCCCTTTACAAAAAAGTTATAAACGGGCAAAAGGGTTTGAGGAAATTATTCACAACTCGCTTAACGAGATCTATATTTTTGATCCCCAAACACTTAAATTTACTTATATAAACAGCAGTGCAATAGAAAACTGCGGCTACAGCTATGAAGAGTTTTTAAATATGACCCCTCTGGATATTAAACCTAGATTTGATGCAGACCTTTTTGCACAAGTGATCAAACCGCTGCGCAAAAAGGAACTTGGTCAAATCTATTTTGAGACAAAACATAGAAGAAAAGACGGTTCACTTTATGATGTTGAAATTCAGTTGCAATTGATGCATATAGACAATCAAGACAGATTTGTCGCCTTTATTCAAGATATTACCAAGCGCAATAAAGCTATTCAGGAAAAAGAGAAGTTTTACAATATTGCAACACATGACTATTTAACCAAAATTTACAACAGACAAATGTTTGATGACATCTATAAACGTGAATTCAACACTTTTGTTCGCTACAAAACACCACTGAGTTTAATTTTGTTTGATATAGACGACTTTAAGAAGATTAATGACGAATACGGACACGATGTCGGCGACAAAGTTTTGAGGAAACTTGTAAAGATTGTAGAGAAAAATGTAAGGGAGTCTGACAT contains:
- a CDS encoding VWA-like domain-containing protein is translated as METLSFEELFQKVRIHFLFHHPFLSVLALSIPTVFTTNEKSAFETNGTSLEVDLQKLSKYSEEQLTYLYAHVLLHIALKHPFRQKTREAALWNQSCDIVINNILATFKDVGEMPQDELFDETLKDKCVEEVYEILYKEQEKDDDGSGEEKEDNEAKTTPDEKGDLKAHIYDESKQDIQEVADEKTSSGDQEKLDGIIIQALSIAQKERSKYSGMLVEIDSLIKPQVNFSDLLKEYLITSVFEKESTFSKPDRRFISQGLYLPGSQKKQELLEVKVALDSSSSVTMDEYKKFLGVIADVCEGFYEYKIEVLPFDVDVKEELIVSFDSFTAIDEVDWYIPKSDGGTNFDAVLRYLKTTDTRSNDLLLVLSDGEFEINESLVCQTLFVLNEKKNLRKFESYGRVIEFSV
- a CDS encoding MoxR family ATPase — encoded protein: MTTPAIGVSDLYKHLELLIKTDTPVFIHGSPGIGKSYIVNDLASSNDLEIRDVRLSQLDAVDLRGIPSIHNEQTKWMPPVFLPDDKDSKGILFLDELNSAPLSVQAAIYQLVLDRKIGEYTLPKGWRIICAGNKIDDKGIVFKLPSPLINRMVHIVLEARYDDFKVWGINNSIHSYILGFLGFRPDLLSSEIPSAAEANPAFATPRAWNMLSDILHAVKDVNSISAIVHGTVGYGAGIEFLSFVKVYKTLPNIEAILEGNSQEVPNEPSALYALCAALVEKYKKSEHGENVFAYAEKLPVEFNVMLMKDLIVKDESIAELESFEAWLEKYGNFIL
- a CDS encoding GNAT family N-acetyltransferase, which produces MVYKAKKKDIKSLELLLKELFAQEKEFKYKKGLHAKAIEKILKKKKVGRIFVYKIEDKIVGMVSLLYSYSTALSAKVGIVEDMIVQSDYRGIGVGSALLEHLIEYANKKGLKRLTLLTDADNELAQKMYGKFGFKHSEMIVLRKGL
- a CDS encoding ankyrin repeat domain-containing protein; amino-acid sequence: MLSAATLTWMSENDYDSNDVNKVGKHGNSALMKAVREAKSEIASELISAGADLEVKNVDGNTALWNACFGQDYKCVELLVKAGIVLDSMNDNGVTALMYSASAGKLDMVKLLLEFGAKTDLENLDGFKAIDLAATPSIYKALKNGL
- a CDS encoding 4Fe-4S dicluster domain-containing protein, which encodes MAVMITEECISCDACAPECPVAAILDENNEKNPQDSFFYVKPESCVECVGHADAPRCVEACPTEGAIVWDMPYTKEYNDYWQAGQDAGTYNIRVHKKKGLMLPEQKEQPFIADVSMSDRESNANIGRWS
- a CDS encoding 4Fe-4S dicluster domain-containing protein, with translation MSVRITDLCINCDACIEECPATAIVSADESPLADGEYTYVKPEKCIECVDSTVPKCADVCPTEGAIVWDMPYFAEFDEYYIKGQEEGIYMIRTHKKKGLLSPANQPRPFRDTISIQDRENAMTVEA
- a CDS encoding sensor domain-containing diguanylate cyclase translates to MRAKKLFFNPKIIIPLTFLVLVNITVGITAYIYADKNEQLSYTLAFKHLEAINNIKEHKLKLFFNHRLKDINTLAYDQSILELSQGIINKKNDFYISVFINQYDYSDLLLLDPYNSKIVFSAKNNSLVNQYINSDTFNNSNINKLYKNVLDTYKTHISDTEFSVFDKKDPYLLFATPIKKDNELLKILVLVMPVNVIDDIIFFRTGMENTAESYMVGSDHLLRSNSYLKKTFNLKNSFAEPQKYKIETKAVKEALAGKSSHEIIKDYRNVDVLSVYKPFIFDTIHWALISEIDESELIQHYTNIRYDIMFWSILISLFITIVGYLIIMKILKVSVLTPLQKSYKRAKGFEEIIHNSLNEIYIFDPQTLKFTYINSSAIENCGYSYEEFLNMTPLDIKPRFDADLFAQVIKPLRKKELGQIYFETKHRRKDGSLYDVEIQLQLMHIDNQDRFVAFIQDITKRNKAIQEKEKFYNIATHDYLTKIYNRQMFDDIYKREFNTFVRYKTPLSLILFDIDDFKKINDEYGHDVGDKVLRKLVKIVEKNVRESDIFARWGGEEFVILMKETTLDVAYKKAQHICKEVGKHTFEGVGHVTCSFGVAAPSDEKHPMSIFKDADKALYKAKENGKNRVEKSS